In Kordiimonas sp. SCSIO 12610, the following are encoded in one genomic region:
- a CDS encoding peptidylprolyl isomerase has translation MTLKNQLQKLVLPIATFLTGTAIMANGVYAQQPNQPQAINSIEVLVNDQPISSFDINQRLRLVIAISGGVKNEEEFLKVREQVIRAMVDERLQIQEAAENEVNIEDAQLEDFFVRRAEGLGQSPEQLSSALDQIGASKETMMSQIEAEVVWAQLAQRRLGPFVSISDEEVDAYIQRLYDNKGKFEYRLGEIVLLVNSAADETSVKATADEIVQGIKDGAAFSEIANQLSASSTAATGGDLGWVTLDDIEGLTQEDIDEIGVGNISKPIRTAGGYVIFSLNDRRRILTADPLDTQLQLRQVHLSTEKLADSAVAAQFEQTVSNLSSDATCEQVPDIATQAGADGAQDIGVIRVRDLQGDARTAVQKIDGKGASSLLKMEDGWRVLFVCERREATVQEPDFDQVYNQLEQQRMSMMARRYLRDIRRDAIVDYR, from the coding sequence GTGACTTTAAAGAACCAACTTCAAAAGCTTGTATTGCCAATTGCTACCTTCTTGACCGGCACAGCTATAATGGCAAATGGCGTTTATGCTCAGCAACCAAACCAACCACAAGCCATCAATAGCATTGAAGTTTTGGTTAATGACCAGCCGATCTCAAGTTTTGATATCAACCAACGTTTACGATTGGTTATTGCTATATCTGGCGGTGTAAAAAACGAAGAAGAATTCCTCAAAGTAAGAGAGCAAGTTATTCGAGCGATGGTGGATGAACGCCTTCAAATCCAAGAAGCAGCGGAAAACGAGGTCAATATAGAAGATGCGCAGCTCGAAGATTTCTTTGTTAGAAGAGCAGAAGGCCTTGGTCAAAGCCCTGAACAATTATCAAGTGCTTTAGATCAAATTGGCGCCAGCAAAGAAACCATGATGTCGCAGATAGAGGCGGAAGTTGTGTGGGCACAGCTAGCACAGCGCCGATTGGGTCCATTTGTCAGTATATCAGATGAAGAAGTCGATGCCTACATTCAGCGCCTTTATGACAACAAAGGAAAATTCGAATACCGCCTTGGTGAAATTGTTCTACTTGTAAACAGTGCCGCGGATGAAACCTCTGTAAAGGCAACCGCTGATGAAATCGTTCAGGGTATTAAGGACGGTGCTGCGTTTTCTGAAATCGCCAATCAGTTATCTGCGTCTTCAACTGCCGCGACTGGCGGTGACCTTGGATGGGTAACACTCGATGATATTGAAGGTTTAACTCAAGAAGATATTGATGAAATCGGCGTTGGTAATATATCAAAACCGATCCGAACAGCTGGCGGATATGTAATTTTCTCCTTGAATGACAGAAGACGAATTTTAACAGCAGATCCACTTGATACCCAATTGCAGCTTCGTCAAGTCCACCTTTCAACCGAAAAGTTAGCAGATAGCGCGGTAGCTGCGCAGTTTGAGCAAACTGTCTCGAATTTATCCAGTGATGCGACATGTGAACAGGTACCTGATATCGCGACACAAGCCGGGGCAGATGGTGCTCAAGATATTGGTGTCATTAGGGTTCGTGACCTGCAAGGCGATGCACGTACTGCGGTGCAAAAAATTGACGGCAAAGGCGCTTCAAGCTTACTCAAAATGGAAGATGGTTGGCGTGTTCTTTTCGTTTGTGAAAGACGTGAAGCCACCGTGCAGGAGCCTGATTTTGATCAAGTTTATAATCAGCTCGAGCAACAGCGTATGTCCATGATGGCGCGTCGCTATTTGCGCGATATTCGCCGTGATGCGATCGTTGATTATCGCTAA
- a CDS encoding LPS-assembly protein LptD, protein MLTVPGIAYTLPASQNAQDENVEFEADQLTYDSETGEIRALGQVVLIRNGYILKAGEVRYNEKTGKAEAIGAVELTSPDGDTIFSPKVVLENELRDAVVEDIKLLLEDGARVYANAGQRDGEDGITTLDRAVYSPCKICNDSEGNPKDPFWQIKAVKVVHNRGKKRLYYENATLEILGIPILWTPYFSHPDPTVDRASGFLPLEIRTSNNLGIVAGLPYYHVIDKTQDFTITPTITTREGLVLSGEYRHKLSYGEYTVDGSITYTDERDANNNLTGDNEFRGHISSQGQFNHAGPWRSTYQLNFASDDTYLRRYGFSRADTLTSEYNLEGFFDRSYISGRTLLFQELRNEVRPGLTPLAVPIIEAEYIPKFKPLGGTIKLGGNALSIVRTGGLDTQRLSLSAGWKRRWIGNNGLVFDLDGLVRSDAYNIDNVAEPDNPFFAGTFGSGEGGTDFRNVARLTGTFSYPLVKQTGSGFHTLEPIIQITASPSDATPNSIVNEDSRAFELNDLNLFSSERAAGFDLFDESSRVTVGVRWQYESKDLQSDILIGQSFRIDGQETFFLEGAGLEGDFSDIVGRTNIRYKDWLEIDHRYRLDDTSLSVRRNDVNALIGSRKTGLEVGYFRLDRELDLTNPILENAVENRQDREELRLGLYYQINDNWRFTGTAIEDLTNGANGVEYEAGVSYIDECIEIGLQIRETFTQDRDIEPGTSILFRFKLLNLG, encoded by the coding sequence ATGCTCACCGTACCGGGGATAGCATATACGCTTCCTGCATCTCAAAACGCACAAGACGAGAATGTAGAGTTTGAAGCCGATCAGTTAACCTACGATTCTGAAACCGGTGAAATTCGCGCATTAGGCCAAGTGGTCCTCATCCGCAATGGATATATTCTAAAAGCAGGTGAAGTTCGCTATAATGAAAAGACAGGTAAGGCCGAAGCCATTGGCGCTGTTGAACTAACTTCGCCCGACGGCGATACCATTTTTTCACCAAAAGTCGTTCTTGAAAACGAACTCCGTGATGCGGTTGTTGAAGACATTAAATTACTACTTGAAGACGGTGCACGTGTATATGCGAATGCGGGTCAGCGAGACGGCGAAGACGGCATCACAACGTTAGACCGCGCCGTCTACAGCCCCTGTAAGATCTGTAACGACAGCGAAGGAAACCCGAAAGACCCGTTTTGGCAGATCAAAGCTGTAAAGGTTGTTCATAATCGTGGGAAAAAACGTCTGTATTACGAAAATGCAACATTAGAAATTTTGGGAATTCCTATTCTTTGGACCCCCTATTTTTCTCATCCTGATCCAACAGTTGATCGCGCGAGCGGATTTTTACCGCTTGAGATCAGAACAAGTAACAACCTTGGTATCGTTGCAGGCCTACCTTATTATCATGTGATAGACAAAACTCAGGATTTTACGATCACTCCGACGATAACCACCCGTGAGGGCCTCGTTTTATCCGGTGAATACAGACATAAACTAAGTTACGGTGAATACACTGTTGACGGCAGCATCACCTATACTGATGAACGTGACGCAAATAATAATTTAACTGGTGATAATGAGTTCCGCGGGCACATCAGTTCACAAGGCCAGTTCAATCACGCAGGGCCTTGGCGTTCTACCTATCAACTAAATTTCGCCTCCGATGATACCTATCTAAGGCGCTATGGTTTCTCTAGAGCTGACACTTTAACCAGTGAATATAATCTGGAAGGCTTCTTCGATCGTTCCTATATTTCAGGACGCACTCTTCTTTTCCAAGAACTAAGAAACGAAGTACGTCCAGGCCTGACACCACTTGCAGTACCGATAATCGAAGCAGAGTATATACCAAAATTTAAACCGCTTGGCGGGACAATAAAGCTCGGTGGAAATGCACTTTCCATTGTTCGTACTGGTGGTCTGGATACTCAGCGTCTGTCCTTATCAGCAGGCTGGAAGCGACGTTGGATCGGAAATAACGGGCTTGTTTTCGATCTGGATGGGTTGGTGCGATCAGACGCCTACAATATCGATAATGTTGCCGAACCAGACAATCCTTTCTTCGCGGGAACGTTTGGTAGCGGTGAAGGCGGCACTGACTTTAGAAACGTCGCCCGCTTAACAGGGACATTCAGCTACCCTCTTGTTAAACAAACGGGATCAGGTTTTCACACGTTAGAACCAATCATTCAGATCACGGCTTCACCGTCTGACGCGACACCCAATAGTATCGTAAATGAGGATAGCCGGGCCTTTGAATTGAATGATTTAAATTTATTCTCTTCAGAACGCGCAGCAGGATTTGATCTTTTTGACGAAAGTTCACGCGTCACTGTAGGCGTTAGGTGGCAATATGAAAGCAAAGACCTTCAAAGCGACATTTTAATCGGACAATCCTTTAGAATAGATGGCCAAGAAACTTTCTTCCTCGAAGGCGCGGGACTTGAGGGTGATTTTTCGGATATCGTTGGACGAACCAATATTCGCTACAAGGACTGGCTCGAAATCGATCATCGCTACCGGTTGGATGACACATCGTTGTCAGTTCGGCGGAATGATGTGAACGCCCTGATTGGCTCGAGAAAAACAGGCTTGGAAGTTGGTTATTTTCGCTTGGACCGAGAGCTAGACCTTACTAATCCGATCCTCGAGAATGCAGTAGAAAACCGTCAAGACCGCGAAGAATTGCGTTTAGGTTTGTATTATCAGATCAATGATAACTGGCGTTTCACGGGAACTGCTATTGAGGATTTAACTAACGGGGCCAACGGTGTCGAATATGAGGCAGGTGTTTCTTATATTGATGAATGCATCGAAATTGGCCTTCAGATAAGAGAAACATTTACACAAGACCGGGATATCGAACCAGGAACATCAATATTATTCCGATTTAAACTATTGAATTTAGGCTAG
- a CDS encoding leucyl aminopeptidase, translating to MQINFSEIKTPSNGACVVFVKKDLAFEGLAAELNAQADDRLKTIFEAANFAGAKASSLEILAPAGCDFERLLVIGLGDSKLSKQDNIELGALATAKLLHSGSSDAFIAVDFEGADAAAIAEGAMLRSYRFDKYRTKEPESKKPSLTSITVMTTDESATKVFEDRSKVVDGVFFTRDLVSEPGNVLYPESFADRIRELTRLGVEVEVLGEAEMETLGMGSLLCVGQGSARESQLAIMRWNGGNAGDAPLAFIGKGVTFDTGGISLKPGAGMEQMKWDMGGAGTVVGLMKALAGRKAKANVVAVVGLVENMPSGNATRPGDVVTSMSGQTIEVLNTDAEGRLVLADALWYCQETYKPKFMIDLATLTGAMIISLGHEYAGIFSDSDELSDQLYAAGIETGDKVWRLPIHDNYDKLINCDVADMKNIGGRAAGSITAAQFLKRFTNDVPWVHIDIAGTVWSEKDLPMSEKGGTGHGVRLLDRFVADNYEN from the coding sequence ATGCAAATTAATTTCAGTGAAATTAAAACCCCATCAAATGGCGCTTGCGTCGTCTTTGTTAAAAAGGATTTGGCCTTTGAGGGCCTGGCAGCAGAATTAAATGCCCAAGCTGATGATCGCTTGAAAACTATTTTTGAAGCGGCAAATTTTGCGGGTGCAAAAGCAAGTAGCCTTGAAATCTTGGCTCCGGCGGGATGCGATTTTGAGCGCCTGTTAGTGATCGGTTTGGGGGATAGCAAGCTAAGTAAACAAGACAATATTGAGCTAGGTGCTCTTGCTACAGCAAAACTATTGCATAGCGGTAGTTCTGACGCCTTCATAGCTGTTGATTTTGAGGGTGCTGACGCTGCTGCAATTGCAGAGGGCGCAATGCTTCGTTCCTATCGATTTGACAAATATCGTACCAAGGAACCAGAAAGCAAAAAACCGTCACTAACCTCTATCACCGTTATGACCACTGATGAGTCAGCGACGAAGGTGTTTGAAGATCGTTCCAAAGTGGTTGACGGCGTATTCTTTACACGCGATCTCGTGTCAGAGCCGGGCAATGTTCTATATCCAGAAAGTTTTGCTGATCGTATTCGTGAACTTACGAGGCTGGGCGTTGAAGTTGAAGTTCTCGGCGAAGCTGAGATGGAGACACTCGGAATGGGGTCTCTACTCTGTGTGGGGCAGGGGTCAGCCCGCGAATCTCAGCTTGCAATCATGCGTTGGAATGGTGGCAATGCTGGTGATGCACCACTTGCTTTCATCGGTAAAGGAGTAACCTTTGATACTGGTGGTATTTCATTGAAACCGGGCGCAGGCATGGAGCAGATGAAATGGGACATGGGCGGTGCTGGCACCGTTGTCGGCTTGATGAAGGCACTTGCTGGCCGTAAAGCCAAAGCAAATGTTGTCGCGGTCGTTGGCCTTGTTGAAAACATGCCGTCCGGCAATGCAACACGCCCAGGTGATGTTGTTACCAGCATGTCTGGTCAGACTATTGAGGTCCTTAATACTGACGCTGAAGGTCGTTTGGTGCTGGCGGATGCACTTTGGTATTGTCAGGAAACCTATAAGCCAAAATTTATGATTGATCTTGCTACGCTCACAGGTGCAATGATTATTTCATTGGGCCATGAGTATGCTGGTATCTTCTCTGATAGTGATGAATTATCTGATCAATTATACGCGGCTGGCATTGAGACAGGTGACAAGGTTTGGCGGTTACCTATTCATGATAACTATGACAAGCTTATCAACTGTGATGTTGCTGATATGAAAAATATCGGTGGTCGCGCCGCTGGTTCAATAACGGCCGCTCAGTTCCTTAAGCGTTTTACAAATGATGTTCCATGGGTCCATATCGATATCGCTGGTACGGTATGGTCTGAGAAGGATCTTCCAATGAGCGAAAAAGGCGGCACAGGCCACGGCGTTCGGTTGCTTGATCGTTTTGTCGCAGACAACTACGAGAACTAG
- a CDS encoding DNA polymerase III subunit chi has translation MQDIRFYHLTQQTLEQALPKLMVKVVEIGMRALVKVPDKSYLDTLDKVLWDFDPASFLPHDKDGSAFPEDQNIYLTLGDENVNQSDIIVLVDNMMVDDVTDYKRCLYMFDGRNEAVVSNARTHWKQFKDAGVEMSYWQQTEFGGWEQKA, from the coding sequence TTGCAGGATATTCGTTTCTATCACCTGACCCAGCAAACGTTGGAACAAGCTTTGCCAAAACTGATGGTGAAGGTGGTAGAAATTGGCATGCGGGCTTTGGTGAAGGTACCCGATAAAAGCTATCTGGATACCCTTGATAAAGTTTTATGGGATTTCGATCCAGCAAGCTTCCTGCCGCACGATAAGGATGGATCAGCCTTCCCTGAAGACCAGAATATTTACCTTACCCTCGGGGATGAAAACGTGAACCAATCAGATATTATTGTTCTCGTTGACAATATGATGGTTGATGATGTTACCGATTATAAGCGTTGCTTATATATGTTTGACGGACGTAATGAAGCGGTTGTCTCAAATGCCCGAACGCACTGGAAGCAATTCAAGGATGCTGGGGTGGAAATGTCCTATTGGCAACAAACAGAATTTGGCGGTTGGGAACAAAAGGCCTGA
- a CDS encoding GNAT family N-acetyltransferase → MIQSSEHAGYSISTNVADFDLPRIHKWLSEIAYWSKGIPFDICKKSFENSLSYGLFHKVNQSAEFVQIGCARMITDEATFAYLADVFIDAGHRGNGLGYWFVETIMADDKLSGIRRMMLATSNMHSLYEKFGFEALKQPEIMMENTKPDIYKICD, encoded by the coding sequence ATGATCCAATCCTCTGAACATGCCGGATATTCCATATCTACGAATGTTGCTGATTTTGATCTACCACGAATTCATAAGTGGCTCTCGGAAATTGCCTATTGGTCGAAAGGAATACCTTTTGATATATGCAAAAAATCATTTGAAAACTCTTTATCTTACGGCCTTTTTCATAAGGTAAATCAAAGCGCTGAATTCGTTCAAATTGGGTGTGCGCGCATGATTACAGATGAAGCAACCTTCGCTTATCTAGCTGATGTTTTTATTGACGCAGGGCACCGCGGGAATGGACTAGGGTATTGGTTCGTTGAAACGATAATGGCGGACGATAAATTAAGTGGTATCAGGCGCATGATGTTAGCCACAAGCAACATGCATTCTTTGTATGAAAAGTTCGGGTTTGAAGCGCTTAAGCAGCCTGAAATTATGATGGAAAACACGAAGCCAGATATTTACAAAATTTGTGATTAG
- a CDS encoding alpha/beta hydrolase, whose amino-acid sequence MLKKISISILSLFLLMLFGGLSWLYSTQESQIFNFDPVADNHDYQFPDPHEEIWLENGDAKLHGVFYPTQSDRRGVVLYFKGNAGNIGRSPKMANTFLKRGFDVVAMDYRQFGKSKGELSEAALLRDAEVWYDYTRARFPDDDLRIVGYSLGTTFSSHIAAVRNPEHVLLFAPMKSILDMAQRRFVYVPDFMTNYPFRNDLKLARSNAEIIIFHGLQDKIVPHASGAELKTVLNADDHFYTIDEANHLDLPWRSDVLTILDQHW is encoded by the coding sequence GTGCTTAAGAAAATATCGATATCTATTCTATCCTTATTTCTACTGATGCTATTTGGTGGTCTTAGCTGGCTTTATTCGACGCAGGAAAGTCAGATATTTAACTTTGATCCAGTCGCAGATAACCATGATTATCAATTTCCTGATCCACACGAAGAAATCTGGTTGGAAAATGGGGATGCAAAGCTACACGGCGTTTTCTATCCAACCCAATCCGATAGGCGTGGTGTGGTGCTCTATTTTAAAGGGAATGCAGGCAATATTGGCCGTAGCCCAAAAATGGCCAATACATTTTTAAAGCGCGGGTTTGATGTTGTTGCGATGGATTACCGACAATTTGGTAAAAGCAAGGGCGAATTGAGTGAAGCCGCGCTTCTTCGTGATGCAGAGGTCTGGTATGACTACACGCGTGCACGCTTTCCAGATGATGATTTGCGCATCGTTGGATATTCGCTTGGAACCACATTCTCCAGCCACATAGCGGCAGTTCGGAACCCAGAGCATGTTTTATTATTCGCTCCAATGAAATCAATCCTGGATATGGCACAACGTCGGTTTGTTTATGTGCCTGACTTTATGACAAATTACCCCTTTCGAAATGATCTGAAGCTCGCGAGATCAAATGCTGAAATTATTATATTCCACGGACTGCAGGATAAGATCGTTCCGCATGCGTCCGGGGCTGAGCTAAAGACGGTATTGAACGCTGACGACCATTTTTACACTATTGATGAAGCAAACCATCTTGATCTGCCTTGGCGTAGTGATGTACTGACTATTCTCGATCAACATTGGTAG
- a CDS encoding NINE protein yields METIYAIIDWLKEYGDVLGGMGSIFAITTLMLTNSKVIINRVRGVSDEDQITDTSDTQSNVLTKFVKPNIKTIAILPIETIGSIDQDFIDGLTEELHVEIQQMGLTIVPVNNARNSLNISLRKSDDIMRATIHVRDMNKASIFSERYTVKLTDMISSQTDIAVSISNDITKHILAKKGEKQREKVTVISTKSRALTTVLAIFLGVLGIHRYYIGRPFTGILYTITGGLFVIGWFMDIILASTGLLADGKGRPISGKRKRLRMEERLNELPTNVDRE; encoded by the coding sequence ATGGAAACAATTTACGCAATTATAGATTGGTTAAAAGAATACGGTGATGTTCTTGGCGGGATGGGTTCAATTTTCGCCATAACAACGCTAATGCTCACCAACAGCAAAGTGATTATTAACCGTGTCCGCGGCGTTAGTGACGAAGATCAAATAACAGACACTTCTGATACCCAATCAAATGTTTTGACAAAATTTGTAAAGCCAAACATCAAAACAATTGCCATATTACCAATTGAAACAATCGGCTCAATCGACCAAGACTTTATCGATGGCTTAACTGAAGAATTACATGTTGAAATTCAACAAATGGGTTTAACGATTGTACCAGTTAATAATGCACGTAACAGCTTGAACATTTCACTGCGCAAAAGTGACGACATCATGCGCGCAACCATTCATGTACGCGATATGAATAAAGCGTCTATTTTCTCTGAGCGGTACACCGTCAAGCTAACCGATATGATATCATCGCAAACGGATATTGCTGTTTCCATATCTAACGACATCACAAAACATATCCTTGCCAAAAAAGGCGAAAAACAGAGAGAAAAAGTAACGGTTATTTCCACAAAAAGCCGCGCGCTTACAACAGTTTTGGCTATTTTCTTAGGCGTCTTAGGTATTCACCGTTATTATATAGGTCGTCCTTTCACTGGTATTCTATACACCATCACTGGCGGTTTGTTTGTAATTGGATGGTTTATGGATATTATCCTTGCGTCAACGGGCCTTCTGGCAGACGGCAAAGGCCGTCCCATTAGCGGAAAACGAAAACGCCTAAGAATGGAAGAGCGCTTAAACGAACTCCCTACCAATGTTGATCGAGAATAG
- a CDS encoding DUF417 family protein: MIIPVPLLPRQRTAYLFSRFALAVVFIWIGAMSITGVSAPIFERWISGHALLASLFENNHNIVRYIIGSFELISGLLIALPKLSKKSEALGYNLIAVYCIGALSLMFTNPVWIDALGGFPAIGAGQGIIKYISILGVALWIKQYISTPWQRGSKDSAGFLFIFMGLVVVLLWIGAMKFTLVEAQGIEPLITSSFLFSWMANFLSIQHVSYGIGLIELMTVVALFGWFYSKRIFHIGIMLCLITFISTLSFMISFAGTWLNGFPYLSSSGHFLLKDMVLLAGTIILLAEDKQRR; the protein is encoded by the coding sequence ATGATTATTCCAGTGCCATTATTACCCCGTCAGCGAACCGCGTATTTGTTTTCGCGCTTCGCACTGGCTGTGGTATTTATATGGATTGGCGCTATGTCCATAACAGGTGTGAGTGCACCAATATTTGAACGCTGGATATCAGGCCATGCACTACTGGCTTCGTTGTTTGAAAATAACCATAATATCGTCAGATACATCATCGGTTCATTCGAACTTATCAGTGGCCTTTTAATCGCGCTTCCTAAGCTTTCTAAAAAATCCGAGGCTCTTGGCTATAACCTGATTGCTGTTTATTGCATTGGCGCTTTATCGCTTATGTTTACTAATCCTGTATGGATTGATGCGCTTGGGGGCTTTCCTGCTATCGGTGCAGGCCAGGGAATTATAAAGTATATAAGCATATTAGGGGTCGCGCTGTGGATAAAGCAATATATATCCACCCCTTGGCAAAGAGGATCAAAAGATAGCGCTGGCTTCTTGTTCATTTTCATGGGTCTTGTGGTTGTCCTTCTCTGGATCGGCGCTATGAAATTTACCTTAGTTGAAGCGCAGGGTATTGAACCGTTAATAACTTCAAGCTTTCTCTTTAGCTGGATGGCTAATTTCCTAAGCATTCAACACGTTTCATACGGTATTGGGCTTATCGAACTTATGACAGTGGTTGCGCTATTCGGATGGTTCTACAGCAAACGTATATTTCATATCGGCATTATGCTTTGCCTGATAACCTTCATATCAACACTTAGCTTCATGATTAGCTTCGCTGGCACCTGGTTAAATGGTTTTCCGTATCTTTCCAGTTCGGGTCATTTTTTGCTAAAAGATATGGTTCTACTCGCGGGAACAATTATCTTACTCGCAGAAGATAAACAGCGACGGTAA